The following DNA comes from Pomacea canaliculata isolate SZHN2017 linkage group LG10, ASM307304v1, whole genome shotgun sequence.
AGTGTATGCTCAAACGACTGCTCCGGGATATGGACATGGCAAAGGTGAGCTGCACTACATCACACCAGTGATATCACAGATGTAGTAgatacttttcttcttcagcatCACATATGCATTTTTATTGCATGAAGGTATTTGtttagttctttttgtttttaatcccACCCTTAAATATTCTTCACCAGCATTTCATTTGTTACAGAATTCCAACATGCCGAAGGATCTAGACTCAGCATCCATGATGTGCTGTAGTATATTGTCAAACCCTAACACCAAACCActcataatttttattgatgCTCTAAACCAGGTtagtcctcttttttttaaagaattgtttcGCTTGTAACATGGTAAGTAAGCATGAAAATCtgacaacaaaattattgaGGTATTCCATGAACCTCTGAAAGTTGTTTTAATGTTAAGGTCATCTACAGACTAAATGTCAAACAACCTCAGGGCCTTCTCTATCAGATCAGGTATGGGCTTTATTTCCTCAAAATTCAGAAATTATATCATGCCATGCTACAAGTATGCAAAGTTTGTGATTGTTGCAGTtactaaaagaataaaaaagcttatatatgcttataaatttgaaaagaatttttatttaaaccttATGAGAAATTGAGGCAGAGTGGGTACATTTTGGGGTCAGTCACTTGCAAGATATGATTGTGTTTTAAAgatttcagtgtgtgtgtgtgtgtgggaagaggGGTGGTGCATGGGAGCATGTAGATGAGCTTCATGCTTTTTCGTGACCATTTTCATCTTTAAGTGTAGGGTTTAAACACTTTTTGATGTTGTCTGCAGTTCACGGAAGAAAATACAGCTCGTGTCATCAGCTGGTTGCCTCGCAAGCTTGCTCCACATGTTCGGTGCATACTGACAATGATAAATGACACAGATGTGCACCGTGCATTAGTTGCTAGAGAAACCAAGCCTATCGAGTTGATCATCTCTCCGTTGGATTTGGACTCACGCAAGGTGAGGGGTGGTGTTTTTATGGTGATATATTCAAGTCTAGGGAATATATTTTCACTGTGGTATTTTGAAGAGAGTCTGCTAGGTTTTTAGGGCATTTTCAAGACCAATATAATATTTCAGAGGTTcctttgcaaaacaaaacagtgttATTTGTCGGATTGCTTGTAGCAAAACTCTGTAAAACCTGGTTATGCCTTGTACTCTAAAGATAGGCAACTTTTTCCAACAGGAACAggacaaaataaatttcttctttttactgtaccagatgactaTATGAAGTTCATCCTACCTGCTAACACAAGTACAGGTGTCTGCTCTTGGTTGGTCAAAGATGACCAGTGAACAGGGAGCACACAAACTGAACTGACTCACAACTCATCCTGCCTGGTGTAGCCAGTGAGTTCACCTCTCCAGTTTTTTGCCAGGCAACTACCGTGTCGGTCATGTTTCTTTGCATTGTGTCATGGAGAAACCTTGCATTGCTTGTGGTGTCCAATATGCATACTTGCTGTCATGTTCTGTCAACTCATCAAAGGATCTTTGCCACTATTGGTCCAAGGACAGATGAGTACTTACTGTCAGGTATTAAACATGTCGGGAAGAGGTGCTTTGCCCTGTTAAGACACGTTCTTTAGCTTCAGAGGATAAAGGTAAGGATAGACAGTGAGAAACCCTTCATTTCTTACTGGCAAATAACAGCACAATTACACACTTCGACACCACTTCACTCAACTGAAGGACCAGACATAATGGTACAGCATCTTGAActttcctaaattttttttttttttcagctcctTCCTCCCCATGTTTGTTGGGGCTTGGCACTGAGGGTAATGGGGTGGCTTTGGGTACAAATGTTTGACTGTTAGACGGGTAGGCTTTTTTTGCActctttttggttttcttgggtttttttctgtgcagCCTATTAGTCATTTTCCATCTCCCCCTCACTCCGATTAGGTTGGTGAGTCTGTACATTCGTTAACACAAGTGTGACACTCATCACTGGCTTCCAGCTCACATATGACAGCCTTGACTTTGTCTGGTTCAAACTCAAATGGGCGTAGCACAGGAGAGCGGATTTTCAGCAAGCAGTCAATATTCATTTTTGTACTTTACGAACGGAGGATTTCCCATCTGTTACCATGGCTGTTTCCACAGTCTTGATCATTGTCACTGATAAGAACAGAATAATATTCAGTGACTAGGCACCAGGTGATCTTTACCATTGGCCTCcttttttgataattatgtatCTAGATGTGAAACTTGCCACTTTGTCTACTTGAATTCCTAAAAAAGTTCATCTTAGGTGTTGTGGGTTCCAGAAGAAGAATTACACAAGCTTTGCCCATGCTTTTCCTTTTACTCAAAAAGACTAGGATATGGATGTTTTCTTATCTAAATCCATGCATGGTCGACCTGCTCCAAGACAGCTGACACTTTGATGTGTCACCTTGCCCATGCCTGTTCTACCTCCCTACTATGGGTATCTTCACAGTCATGGTAACAAAGTGGAGAGATAAAGTCACTGGCTATAGGTAGAGGGATGAAGGTGAATTGTTTGAGTTCGTGTGCTCCCTTCTCATTGGTCAACTTTGACCAACCAGGAGCAAATGACTGGAATTGTGGTAGAAAGTAGGATGAACTCCACTGGTAAGtactgaaaagaaattttaccaccaaaattaatatttttctttgccttcCCATTTAATTAAACAAGCTATGATTGCAGGTGAGTGTGCAAGAGATCTCCTATGGCAAGGGAGAGAGGTGTGCAAAATTAACATATGCTAAATGGTGTGTAACAATCTGTCATGTATCTTAGAGTGCCTTGCTTCTTTGCATGAATTCTTttgcagtttctttcttttctagaaAATAGTGCAAGACATGCTGGACAAATATGGTAAAAGATTCTCAGAAGAACAGATGGCAAAGCTGCTAGCCAAAGAATCATCGGATAACCCTTTGTGGCTGTGTGTGGCCTGTGAGGAGATACGACACTTGGATGAAAGTGTTCACATTGATGAAAAGATTGCTGAACTGCCAGAAGGACTCCTGAGGTAAATGTTATTCAAGCATGAAGAGTAGCAAGCAAACAGGCCTATGTAGAAGCCTGCCTAGAGGGGCTAAGCAAGAAACTTTGCTACTAACATTGTCAGAAAATTGGAAAACTAATATTAGAAGGATATCTGAAGAAGTGCTGAGAACAACCACATTGACAGTGTTACTGACCTTGATATAACCAGTCAAGCTGGAAGGGAAGAATGTCCTGGCATGTTCTTAGCACACTGCTGCATTTATTCTTATAGGTGCCTCTTTACACCTGTCACATGCTGCCGAATACATGCATGAAGAATAAAACACATGTTGAAGATTGTGTACTGCCAGCTATGGTTTTACACAGGCATACACAATCttacactttttctttccaaTTTATTTTAACCTCAGCACCAGTGACGTGCAGGCATTAAAGAATTTGTTGTTGCTAATATTGCAGCATACTTGACAGGCTTCTGTGTCAGTTAGAAAAAGAAACTGGTGGCGAACTGCTTGTAGCAACATTGTGCCTCCTTGAGGCATCATCATCAGGCCTCCTGGAGTCAGAGCTGCGAGAACTTCTGGCTGATGAGAGTGTCCTTAGACCACCATCACCATATGAAGAAAAAGGTTCCTtgtcaaaatattaattttaccTTCTTGAAGAACACAAGTCATAGAAATGGTTGGTGTTAGGtggaatatttaaataatactcTTTGTAGTATCAGTATTTGCTTTTTCACTGTTTAAAGTCCAAAGCAGATTGTCTTTTAAAACAGCTAAAGTTTAGAAAAAGTTGTAACTGTTGCAGTTAATTAAAATCATAGCTGAGTCtcatgaagatttttttttaaaaatttcaaataagaaaGTGAGAATGGGACTTCATTCGAATTTATGTTCTCATGAGTCATGCTACTTTTTTATGTCCAGAGGAGAAAGAGacacaagagaaagaagtaaaaaagaagaagcacgATTTACTGTCAGAACAGAAGTGGCAGTGGATTTTTACGCGACTACAACCCTTCCTGCGACCATATGGCGACAGCAAAGACGGCAGGCTTGACTTTTATCACAGGGCTCTCAGCAAAGCTGTAAGGAAGAggttagaaagaaaatgtttatatctttgTGGGATGATTATGTCGTCTGTTCATTTCCATCTTTTTAGCCCCCAGTCCAACACCCTCCACTAATTAGTAAACAGTGTATATAATTGGAAGGGCTGTAGTAGTAATAGCTGCTGCTTTTGGCTTCATAATATGCAGTCAGTGACTGCTATTCAGCCATCCTGCTACCAGTTCTAAATGCAAAGcccttttcctttaaatattaATAGAGTATTCCTCCCACCACAGGCAGTTCATGGCAACAGATAATGACAGAGTGAAAGGTAGTCTTCTACGGGGAGAAAaagctgtttgtttacttttttaacgTATGTTCGTGCATGTTCATGCATggatatctgtgtatatatgttcATGGTATTGTTGATGCAGATATTTCACCGCAGAAGcatgtgaaaatgaaaagagcGAGCGGACAATGGCCTACATCTGGTGGCACCGCATGCTAGCAGAATACTTCCAGAACTCTGACAACTTAGAGAGGCGGGCAGAAGAGTGGCCTCACCAGTTGTTGTGTCTTGATGACATTTTCCACCTGTCTGCTGCCCTGTCTCAGTGGTCAGTGTTTGACAGGCTGTACCATGAAGAGTACAGCTCTCAACTGCTAGCTTACTGGCGTAAGGTAAGCTACTTTTGTCTCTCTTcagtattttgtcttttttcttttcactgtcCTACTGTTGCTTTATCATCTTTTGTTGGCTCATCTTGTGCCCACACTGATATAGGAGTGCAAGTATTAGCAACCAACAGTTTCTGTGTGTTTAGTCTCAATAGCCATAAAACaggtattttatgtttagtgGCATCACATTACAGTGTTCATCTCAAACCATTACAACAGCTTACTAAAGCAATgccagttacaaaaataaatgagaagtAGTCATGAATTATCTCCAGTTTTCAGCCCACAAAGCATAATCGCTGTTGAGAGGTTTTTGCAAACAATGCAGGCCTCCCCTTCGCTACATGTGTCTGCTCCTGACATTGGGGATTGTAATGTAGCATTATCAGATATTTATGTCCACCATCAGCTTCAGTTCTGACTCTACTTTTCAGGTTCATTTGAGTGATCTATTACACACACTGCCCTTTTGGCACTTTTGGGCCTGATCTTGGTGGCGTAACATCCCACAAGATCAAGGACATATGGGTTGTGTGCTTACTTCTCCAGATTTCTattctcctatggtcatgtcatcttgcaatgtcaaagaaaaaaaacaaaatttttattataagttctctttctttgagagttaccagatgacatgatgCTGAGGCCCTTCCAACTACCCCACAGTCTGATTAGGTTGAGTGTTggttaaaaaaaccccaaaaaaacactGCTATACTGGCAGTGCTGTCACCTATCTGAAAATTGTTGCTCACTAGACCAGTGGTGTGCCCGGATAACACCAGGCAAGTACTAACTTTCAGGAAGTCCACTTTCatttactaaaaaaacaaatgtgccCTTTTTCTCCTGTAGTCATCTAGTAAAtcttgaagaaacaaaacaatttataataaaaatttcattttttttgcaATACTGAAGAAGATATTTTGAGTCTTGGATGAGTTTTTTTCAGTGGTCTAAACTCTTGGTGTGAACATTACTTTTGCTTAGCAGCTtatgagatttttgttttctcttttttgggCATAGAAGTAAGAGTGATAAAGAGAATGTGGAACTAGTTTGATCATAGTTTCAGTGTTTTGCTTTTAGCTATTTCTCTTCAGTACAGTTATGAAAGACCTTTCAGCACCTGCACTTCAAGATTCTTAGCATTATATATGCTTAGTATAACAGGCAATATTTGTGAAGGTAGACTTAGTCCAGTAACTGACAATGATAGTGGGGAGAAGTGAGTGGGAGGGAAAATAGAGCACACAGAAACAGATAGTGTATAAACACAATTGTAATTCATATTAAAAGTATTTGCGTTAATCAGTATTGTCAAGTTTCAGTCTTTGGTTTAAAGGTTACGCCAACATATTTAGGCAAACTTTGTCGTAATGTTAAAAACCTGTGTGCAAATAGTGCTGACAGAACTAGTACTCAATgcaaattcagttgttttttttttaaaagtccaatTTAGTCCCTTTGTGTTCCCAGTAGCTGTTAATCGCGACCTTTACCCTTGGGATTGGCAGCCATATTCTTGTGGACTAATGTGCTAAATCTTGGCTCTCAAAGCATTCAGTGGAATGGGAGAAAGTGCTGGCTATGCATGATAATGATGTTACTGGAAAACGTTTTGGCCTGATGCAGGTTGGTCCTATTGATGAGATGATTGAAAGCTATGAAACAGCCCTTTCCCAGTTTGAGGAGGATGATTCCGTGAATGAAGAAGCTGTGTCTCTTCGCTATGAGAAAGTGTGTCGTGTTGTGTAAGTGATGGTTTAATTCTCTGGATCTTTGACAGAACTTTTTTAAcctgtttagttttcttttctctgagaAGTTGAAACACATTAGAAATGAATGCTTGTTGGTGGTTAagtgaaattttgtttagtttgtagTTGCATTGAATCTTTTAGCAGCATACATATGTAATATCTCAACTTGATGCTGTCAGAATCCAGGCTGGCAAGCACTATGAAGCCCTGGAGTTGCTGAAGACAGCCATGAAGATAGAGGAGAAGGAGCTGGGGGCCAGACCACATCGCATGGTGGAACTGTATGCTCTCATGTCTGAGATATATGATGAGGTAACATTGCATTAATGCTGAAAGTTTTATTCTTACCGCTTGTTGAGATAGCTCATagtttacaatttattttaatacttaaGAGgccacaacacatttttaaaacactacttttctttctttatatatttttttttagttcgagttattttgtggttttattgttttattatccaaaagtcatatttttaaactgatttaacAGAGAAATAATTCATGTAGTGAGAAAAATtggattattttgaaaaattattatattttcatattacATACTATTTTTATAGTGCGACCTTTTATTTTAGTCTGAAAATCTtatcatgtttgtgtttctacTTCAATAGAAACTGAAGCTGAATGACTTTGTATCACCCAGTCAGTTACCAGACTTACGAAAAACCATATATTATGGTCGCAAATCTATTGCCATTCGGAAAACTCTTCCAGGAAACTACCATAGggtgaaaattttttattctgttttactAAAGTTGCTATATTGCTATCATTTCAGCTACCTGCTTATAAAGGTACATAATCCAGGCTTTGATAATGGATGTGACAACACAATTTGCACAGAGTCTGGAGACTTATCATATTTAACAAGCATTGAAAGTAAATACTGTCATAAAGTATGAAGTATTTGAAGATGAGGTGATGTTCGACTGTTTAAAAAAgtcaagtattttattttacaagggATGCTTCTGTTTACATAATTACTCTTTCTGCAGTTCAAGCTGGCTATGAGCTTAATGAAGCTAGCTTTCAACATGGAAAGTTGGGAAGCCTGTGGAGGTGGCCCTGAGCTTACAGGAGAAGCAGCCATAGTGGAGGGGAACAAGTACATTGACAGGGCCTTGAAAATTTTTATGGAGGTCAGTGCTGGCACACATATGAAAATCATACAGCAGTGCTAAATATGCTTGGATGAAGGGAGGTCATTATTGATCTGTATTGCTCTAAAATGGCTTTATGCAttgctttgaaaaatataatttatacctttcatttatttacctgATTGTGATATTTGTCACAATCATATTTCCATCATGATAACATAATTATTAAGAGAAAACTCATTCTTAAAATGCAGAGTGGTAACCTCTtccacaaaaaaggaaaaaagaaagtgttcaCATGCTTAAGGAATAGTATAGGTGCATTGTAGCTTCTACGAGTTTATTGTTCTATATTTGGTGCAGTTAAATGACATGGGTCACTATGCTGAAGCCCTCATGACAAAGGGTGTCCTGGCGCCCAGGGGCAGCATGGAGCAGCTGAAGGTACTATGTAGTCAATGTACATGTCCATAGGTGTGCTCACATGACTACTTGCCGCTATTTGTATCCATGTTTCTGTTCACTCATTTATGCTTTACTACATTGCATtacaacattttgtgtgtgcgtgagtgtgtgtgtgtgtgcctgtttttaaatttgtaaccCTGTTTACCATGTAAACAGGAGCAATAATTCAGTGCACCTAGACATTTTAGGTATTACAGTTCCTTTTCCTGTAATATACAAGGATTGTAACGTGAGAGAATCAATACCTTTTCTTGTCCTCACTGATCTTAAAATGAAGTTCTGACCTCTGGTTTATCCTCAGCTGTATAACCAAGCCATGGAGCTGTGCATGCAAATGTATGGTGAGTATCACATTCTCACCTCCCGCCTGTACATCAACATCGGCATTGTGTACGAAGATAATAATGACTACCGCAAGGCATATGCCTACTTCAAACGGTGGGCGCGTGTTTCTGAGGAGATCCTTGGGCCAGAACATCCCAAAACTCAGCGGGCTAAGGGAGTGCTGCGTGAATCTCGCTATCGTCGTATTGCCCAAGACCTAGGTGAATGGGATGCCTATGAAGATGACATTGATGACAACAATGAGGATGACAATGATGGCGAGGATGGAGAGGATCAAGAGAATCCAGACATCGAACACAACTACGATGATGTAGTCAATGTGGTCAATGTCCAGATGCTGACATCACAGGATGAGGCACAGCTAGTCTCCAACGTGTTAGGGGAGAACACCCAGGCTGGGCCACACACCTTACTTCATGTTCTGGGTGCTGTCGTCCCCAACAGCACCAGCACCGAAGTTGCATCATCTGATGTTTCTGGTGCAGACAATGGTGGGGAGATCATGAACGGGTACTTTGAGGAGGGAGCCAACCAAGAAGAGGAGGATTCCTCAACCTACGATGAGCACACTGACAGTGAGAACTTTTATGACGACAACTTTGAAGACTATGATGAGCACTACATTCTGAACTCAGAGAATGGACCTGCAATAGATGAGTTCAATGTCAATCTTGATGATGAGGACGATGACTATGAGATAAATGAGTTGGCAACATTGATGCTAGAGGATTTTGATAACCGCTTTGCATCAGATAGCCATGAGGAGGAGGGGCCTGATGAAAGCATGACGTCCACATGAAAGGATAGATTGTTGAAGGTTCTATTCAATTCTGGATGGAAAGGAAAGGTGTATGTGATGAAATACCTCTTGGTGCCCTGGCAAAGGGGTAACAGGAAACCACAAGTGCAAAATCTGATGATATTTGGCTGGTTCAAAGCATCACATCttcaggaatttttttaaagtggcaTTTAAAGAGAGGATCTCAGTGAATGGCCCGTCTAAGTGCTCACATGTGTGTTCAAGAGCTTAACAGTAACAGAAGCATGCTGAGACCTTCTGTTAAAGAcactttgctttttcttttttattttatttttttatcaaaagaaCCAACCTTGTGTGAGCGAAGTGATAATTTATCACAGGAAAGATAGGGGTTGTGGATTGATGTGAAGTGGTGTGACCCTAAGAGGTTTTAAGCTTAGAATCTTAATAACAATACTTATGCATAGTACTGTTTAATTACAAGGTGTAAGTAGTATTCTCCACTACATTCTAGCAATTTGCACGTCAGTAACTGCATGTGTGAGAGCTGAGCATGTAAGGGAGACTGTGACTGTTGTTGCTGCACAAAACCAAAAGAAAGcttgcaataaattttcttgatttgcatttctgtcacttttcagaaacatatttttacacaGTCAAGTTCTCcagctgttaattttttttttggaagtgtgCCATGTGTTATTTTACCTGGatttctgttgtgtttttcaCTCTTATCTGCATAAACTGTTCAAAAGTACCTACTGTGAAAAGTTGCAGCTAAAGAAGAgttatgaatatgtgtgtggaaattgatgtttttatgtgttaatATTTACTTACATTATTGATGAAGTAAAAAATCCCTTTATTTATAAATTCCAATCATCCATTGCAGTcaatcataattttatttctcatatATTAAATTACATATcgtgcatgtttgtttaaaatgtcaatTACTGGTTGCTTGGGTCAAAGATATGTTGGGATTCTGGAAACAACAAAGGTGTCTTTGAACTATTGACCATTATTTACTGACATCAGAATTCATTGTATTTAGcttcacaaaaattattttaacaaacagAGCACATGCTTTGACGGCAAGGTTATATTAATACATCTAGTTGAAATTTCTCAATACGCAAAACTAGTTTTTGAAAACTTCCAGAATCTTGTTTTGGATCTACATTATCTGAACCACCAGGGATGATATTCATGCAATTAAGCTATTGAGTAGGCAGCTAGCTGATTAAGTTTAACCAACAGGCAAACCCAACTGCCAATATATGACCTACTGAATAGGTGAACCAATCCACTTGATGAGAATTTCCTGGAAAAGTATGTGAATGCTCGTGTTGTTCACTAAACTATGAGGTAAGAAGATtacacttaaaaattaaaacatttaacgAAAAAGACATCAAGAACGCTGCCAATAAGCTGTGAAAAGTCAAATTTATCTACTGATCAGATATTCTTAGAGCAAATATtagacaacaaaatgtttgattttcatttggaaaccagaagttttttttaggGCTTCTGCTATtatcagattttcttttttgtaattaggTAGGCCTATCCTTGGGCCATTGAATAGGTGATAGCTACTGCAGGTACACATTTATCCAGGGTAGGGCAGGCTATCAGACTTGGTAAAGGAGCTTCATGAATCCTGTTTGCATAAAGATTAGTAGCAGCTGCTTATTTTGTGTTGGTTGTATTCTTGCCTCTTTCTGCCATCCTAAGCTTTGGCATGCAGTTTTAGAAGAGATGGCATTTTACAGACAAAGTTACTAGCAGTAGTTTGTCTACAAAATTTAAATCAGAAGTTTATACAGTTTTATCCcagcacaaaaaagataaacaaaacacaaactggCAGTGGGGTAAACATTTGTTTGGAGTCAGGTACTTCATACGGTGGACTACTCACCAGAGGAACACTACATAAGAAAATCTTGTTAGATTCTTGGATGCTTCTCCCCATGTTTTTTCTTGCACTCATTTAAGAGTGTCTTTAATTGACAGATATTTAGAGATGTGTGACTAAGGAAAATCACAGTAACAATGGTATACACAATATTAGACTGCCGGTGTTCGGGGGGTATTTTTGGAGGCGAGCTTACGCATCCTGCCTACAGACAGAACACTTGAACTCCCTCCACACCCCCGccaatttttgaaaagaaaaatgagaacaaTCTTAATAGCAAAAGTACTGCTTATTATTTCaccagattttttaaaatgtgctggCATAGTGTGTTGTAACATGATTCTTTGACATATTTACTATAATGTTAGcgggacttttttttaattttcggaGGGGAGAAGGTAGTGGTAGGAATAGAGAGCTGTGATCTCGTCAGACAGCGACAGTCTCACGTCTTCTCCCGATGTG
Coding sequences within:
- the LOC112573411 gene encoding telomerase protein component 1-like, with translation MACAVAVDSPVRAPRDKVNVKLFITSYTDEFFAERDMLRKDVLTELRAWCEKKRLNLQENFIKWGGRHPDKRDVAELEKMQTSIENCYYSDIMPIFINITSESLGWVPMWGEYADEVIEDYLEAYGLLVEDLELLKSAYRDDNRNSIFLIRDDSFLEQVPEQERSCFVQKTSASQKICGPNDIISQKFPSSRIIAYGCEYRGVDHKRRPLLKFSDDLKQRVREFLQQRVRCESCGEESMLEHPDCFALSAHHSFLIHKAHSVQGREAMVQKILEYISQEDRDVPLLLLGSPGCGKSCILCQAVMATLAKVDEGRLVVPGGGNRKWHVFYHFVGAIPGSASLECMLKRLLRDMDMAKNSNMPKDLDSASMMCCSILSNPNTKPLIIFIDALNQFTEENTARVISWLPRKLAPHVRCILTMINDTDVHRALVARETKPIELIISPLDLDSRKKIVQDMLDKYGKRFSEEQMAKLLAKESSDNPLWLCVACEEIRHLDESVHIDEKIAELPEGLLSILDRLLCQLEKETGGELLVATLCLLEASSSGLLESELRELLADESVLRPPSPYEEKEEKETQEKEVKKKKHDLLSEQKWQWIFTRLQPFLRPYGDSKDGRLDFYHRALSKAVRKRYFTAEACENEKSERTMAYIWWHRMLAEYFQNSDNLERRAEEWPHQLLCLDDIFHLSAALSQWSVFDRLYHEEYSSQLLAYWRKVGPIDEMIESYETALSQFEEDDSVNEEAVSLRYEKVCRVVIQAGKHYEALELLKTAMKIEEKELGARPHRMVELYALMSEIYDEKLKLNDFVSPSQLPDLRKTIYYGRKSIAIRKTLPGNYHRFKLAMSLMKLAFNMESWEACGGGPELTGEAAIVEGNKYIDRALKIFMELNDMGHYAEALMTKGVLAPRGSMEQLKLYNQAMELCMQMYGEYHILTSRLYINIGIVYEDNNDYRKAYAYFKRWARVSEEILGPEHPKTQRAKGVLRESRYRRIAQDLGEWDAYEDDIDDNNEDDNDGEDGEDQENPDIEHNYDDVVNVVNVQMLTSQDEAQLVSNVLGENTQAGPHTLLHVLGAVVPNSTSTEVASSDVSGADNGGEIMNGYFEEGANQEEEDSSTYDEHTDSENFYDDNFEDYDEHYILNSENGPAIDEFNVNLDDEDDDYEINELATLMLEDFDNRFASDSHEEEGPDESMTST